One window of the Labeo rohita strain BAU-BD-2019 chromosome 9, IGBB_LRoh.1.0, whole genome shotgun sequence genome contains the following:
- the cldn10b gene encoding claudin-10, translated as MSNMAREILAFILTTSGWVLVSSTLPTDYWKVSSIDGTVITTATFWSNLWKTCVTDSTGVSNCKDFPSMLALDGYIQVCRGLMIAAVCLGFFGSIFALIGMKCTKIGGPDQTKARIVCLAGLTFISTGLCSLSACSLYAHRITSEFFDPMFVAQKYELGAALFIGWAGSTLCILGGALFCLSLSDGMISNSQYPSDRRAFVNSGASLTSRPMPQSQSSHTRRPPPEYSSTPQHFDKNAYV; from the exons ATGAGTAACATGGCAAGAGAGATACTGGCGTTCATACTCACTACCTCGGgttgggtgctggtgtcctccACCTTACCTACAGACTACTGGAAGGTGTCTTCGATCGACGGCACGGTTATCACCACAGCCACCTTCTGgtccaacttgtggaaaacatGTGTGACTGATTCAACTGGAGTCTCCAACTGCAAAGACTTCCCTTCAATGCTGGCACTGGACG GTTATATTCAGGTGTGTCGGGGACTGATGATCGCTGCAGTGTGTCTTGGTTTCTTTGGATCGATCTTTGCTCTGATCGGCATGAAGTGCACTAAGATCGGTGGTCCTGACCAAACCAAAGCCAGAATCGTCTGCTTGGCTGGCCTCACCTTTATTTCTACTG GTCTGTGTTCTCTGAGCGCCTGCTCTCTGTACGCTCACAGGATCACGTCCGAGTTTTTCGACCCCATGTTTGTTGCGCAAAA GTATGAACTGGGTGCCGCCTTGTTCATCGGCTGGGCCGGATCGACACTGTGTATCCTGGGAGGGGCACTTTTCTGCCTGTCGCTGTCTGATGGCATGATCAGCAA TTCGCAGTATCCATCGGACAGAAGAGCTTTTGTCAACAGCGGAGCATCTTTAACGTCTCGTCCGATGCCACAGAGTCAGTCGTCGCACACCAGGAGACCTCCGCCTGAATACAGCAGCACTCCCCAACACTTTGACAAAAACGCCTACGTATAA